From the genome of Bactrocera oleae isolate idBacOlea1 chromosome 2, idBacOlea1, whole genome shotgun sequence, one region includes:
- the Ptip gene encoding protein split ends: protein MENLKISGNLFANIRYFVDGNLDEEIENLLKNGGAQSKRFLSDLVTHLVCAPNYTEEELAMNLDLYNVIPVTDQWIVHSAKLGRLASTKAFDPSTQRLFKSLKFAITNLSSEDFKCLYAILTFHGAQVTTAADASYSHLICGSIGGNNYNRATKRSVNIVSPDWIFDCLKQGKILSCDGYHPRLLKIVDQPKGVPKLTNISTSYNNASATKPIPQMPISVPTASTTTTNTSDCNMVDSVEQTLSTILGFDDDDMGGIVSSIDNTIGGSVDDADAAESIANIKSQLQASLPPLPPIPATASSTSTNTVENLNKPPTTQLQDNATYETNQLPEVLLNSVSVVPQIQPEVQSQPQHTQLQSQLNPQQQIVFVRPRNIQQQQQHQQQIILGGAQQPSLQPQQIIVQQKIVPNVVAQQQIQMQQQSQAKIGSGNVLQQQRTLKSPQHHIQIIQHQQLPQAPRTPQPQPPSHPNLPPQPRTAPSTPTSNGPPPLPIPRTSTPTPTAIGVNISQPRTPQPPSGRQTPASRTPCTTPQPANQSPQHVTIPMSPQSQQPHQQQTVQMSPQMLHQHILHQQNILQQQQQQLQQHIQNGQSLTPQQQALQRQIQHQQQQLIQQQQKFQQQIQQHQQQQQQQQQQQMQQSPRLNQNPQSQSPSLQQQQNHGPSGGSMMPPQSPRQSPALQMTPPPHSPQPQQQQQQHQQMRQQMQNRQQRQPQCLGGAMGSPQHQSMMSPQQQQTLQPFQQPQRISQAQQQQSPQHISAPQSPQTQQSTTTTQQTKQQMLQQMKPIDPTDPVQVAQVLSRSAPSPNHESLIMRQQHLKQQQALQQQQALQQQHALQQQQQQSMQIQQQQPQSARQSPLQQSQVQQQIVVNPSNQQQQIIAQRHVINTSTVQGQQLIQSHMMNIQHQQQQTQHKQQQLINIQQQQQQQLIVQQQQQQQQKPSGMIIGGMSPQPQPQQLQQAQQQQPGSIQFSQPQQMTMSGGQVCIIQQTLQPQPQSQPQQQQQQQQQIIQQQQVTGISTNYQQQIMSPNIQQSNTPQQQHQQHQVISQQIQIPPQSPQHQQQQQQQQQINIGGTPTQITTIPNKSKIIISQQQFQQLSVQQQQQILQQNQQNQNVVIVNQTNLTSQQQQQQPQTHPQIVQQIIQHPMQQSPQQQQQTIQMQQSPQNQQQQLQQIPQSPTQVLKTPQQPPPIYTHRQQSVELTDGSNSMLQQQQQQLQHTQQSPQMITQTQVILNPQQQRMPLQQQHQQGNMPQQPQQIVINQQVINNPQRLQYIQQQQQQIQLQQRKPQQNAIIVGQQQLQQPSSQQQIIIQQQTVPTQASQAQQQQHPQQSPQQQMMTIPGNSNMQNQIILQQQKPTLQQQHSVEGAASQQQQQQQQIILQQPPIQQTVVIQQQQLSQQQLIAAGQSPQQQQQTQQQHQQLIIQQSSPQQQQPHWSPQQQQQQQQQSSPAGMPQQPTQSPVVVSGTQVIATNSSLGNLQAPQQFIRAVRPGQWQQPGISPGTAALQGQPQRQVIQVDDKTHAHLMTLDPVKKMEYIAKLQQQKQKLLMIRQQVPYQPRPGAPNVVSTAMGNALQRPAGAPTPGTHIIVQSQMPAGLTQQQQMQWLQQQGARQVVVRAGAAPGLSPISQQQQQQIVAGSPQTQQPVQTANAPQFNPTDPNQQMLLQRQLRVQQVQLQQQQQQLTPQKQPQQQQQHTGVQVQVVTGGQSTMGNDQQPTAPSTPTTPGGNIISTLATRPIVMGSAETQQQIGGNPQQQQQQVLQQTQQQQMNMKTKTALANMLNSRLSNSNGGAIQMQQQQQTMIVSASGAPVTDQPLQQHPQQIIQHQVVVAGNASQTGVMLQQQQPQQSPQQQIGPGGVVLEQQDTAAGRLRLMTQQHNAALQQPGVPPGTQLLQSVVGAAPPRTPQELMMLQQQQLQLRRSGVVLQSQLSSGGHVGTASAGQQQIVVAGSQQHPQHLGIAGGVQQQIAVAQISQTQPVQTPQGVMTPAGFIQGRPNMPPPARPQFYGHNPNLKLPPDLFLVGCTFYIVEYDETDADELPIWMETIRQFGGDIERVYCQRVTHVLCRTQRHGVVMQALRDSKRCITAYWLSDICFKKQLLPPWQALHLPFPSQFGYQKPLERHIISTYGFEGEESFRIKQMVEECGAIYTSYLSKHNTVLICKKPEGDKYIAAKEWNIPIVNAIWLADICIGNLSGMSQYENQKYQQYSLMAPFRIDYPLVPQLMSAWKAPINLTQEAHERVKRSLADPFSEQKAKRQKISPYQEEIPENIVCIEYPQNDKPPKVIFSQVADPESLKKAVLSLGGIVVENPEDATFLVMTRESRTCKLIQAVCHVNYVLKSTWLVDSAKAGRFLSPEPYKIQYIPVDENLKFHLDTVLQSSVRNTLFAGKHFFVTPDVFPSRTEIVRMIEASGGKVEAKRRTSQAIADTHTQSPESYIIVTCPNDMHLCVDLTRQGIPKCPIVSTEFVMSSILKQKLEIEPNLINYLYNNNYASTKSK, encoded by the exons atggaaaatttgaaaataagtggaaatttatttgcgAATATACGATATTTCGTTGATGGAAATTTAGATGAAGAG ATTGAAAACTTGCTTAAAAATGGTGGGGCACAATCGAAACGTTTTTTATCGGATCTGGTTACACATCTGGTGTGTGCGCCTAACTACACCGAAGAAGAATTGGCAATGAATTTGGATCTCTATAATGTTATACCAGTTACAGATCAATGGATAGTACACAGTGCCAAATTGGGGCGTTTGGCTTCTACAAAAGCATTTGATCCAAGCACACAACGGCTTTTCAAATCACTTAAATTCGCAATAACAAATTTGTCAAGTGAAGACTTTAAATGTTTGTACGCCATTCTTACATTTCATGGGGCACAAGTTACTACCGCAGCCGATGCGAGTTATTCACACTTAATATGCGGTAGTATAGGAGGAAATAATTATAATCGTGCAACAAAAAGATCTGTAAATATTGTTAGCCCTGACTGGATATTTGATTGTTTAAAGCAGGGTAAAATTTTGAGTTGTGATGGTTACCACCCTCGATTGCTCAAGATTGTCGACCAGCCTAAAGGTGTACCTAAATTAACAAACATTTCTACATCATACAATAACGCTTCTGCCACAAAACCAATACCACAAATGCCAATCTCCGTTCCTACTGCGTCAACTACAACTACGAACACATCTGATTGTAACATGGTTGACTCCGTGGAGCAAACACTATCGACAATATTAGGttttgatgatgatgatatgGGTGGTATTGTAAGTAGCATTGATAATACAATCGGTGGGAGTGTAGATGATGCCGATGCTGCGGAAAGCATTGCTAATATTAAATCGCAACTGCAAGCTTCTTTACCTCCATTACCACCCATTCCAGCGACCGCATCTTCAACCAGTACAAATAcagtagaaaatttaaataagccCCCAACAACCCAATTACAGGACAACGCGACATATGAGACCAATCAATTGCCAGAAGTTTTATTAAATAGTGTTTCTGTTGTTCCCCAAATACAACCTGAAGTGCAGTCTCAACCTCAACATACTCAATTACAAAGTCAATTAAATCCTCAACAACAAATTGTGTTTGTACGTCCGCGTAAtattcaacagcaacaacaacaccaacaacaaataatcTTAGGTGGTGCACAACAGCCCTCTTTACAACCTCAACAAATAATAGTTCAACAAAAAATAGTACCTAATGTTGTGGCCCAGCAGCAAATTCAAATGCAACAGCAGAGTCAAGCTAAAATAGGATCAGGAAATGTTTTGCAACAACAGAGAACTCTCAAGAGTCCCCAACATCATATTCAAATAATACAACATCAACAACTGCCCCAAGCACCACGAACTCCCCAGCCACAGCCACCTAGTCATCCTAATCTTCCCCCTCAACCGCGTACCGCCCCATCGACACCCACTTCAAATGGACCACCGCCGTTGCCCATCCCACGTACTTCGACTCCAACACCAACAGCTATTGGTGTTAACATATCACAACCGCGGACACCCCAACCTCCCAGTGGTAGGCAAACTCCGGCATCTAGAACACCTTGTACTACTCCTCAGCCAGCCAATCAGTCCCCCCAGCATGTCACTATACCTATGTCGCCACAATCTCAACAGCCTCATCAACAACAAACAGTGCAAATGTCGCCGCAAATGTTACATCAACACATATTACACCAGCAAAATATTcttcagcaacaacagcagcagcttcAGCAACATATTCAAAATGGGCAGAGTTTGACACCACAGCAGCAGGCTTTACAGCGCCAaatacaacatcaacaacaacaattaatacaacaacaacagaaatttcaacaacaaatacagcaacatcagcagcagcagcagcaacaacaacagcaacaaatgcaaCAGTCGCCCCGCTTAAATCAAAATCCACAATCGCAATCACCTtccttgcaacaacaacaaaatcacgGTCCTAGTGGTGGTAGTATGATGCCGCCACAATCGCCACGGCAATCACCTGCTCTTCAAATGACGCCACCGCCGCACTCGCCTcaaccacagcaacaacaacaacaacatcagcaaaTGCGTCAGCAAATGCAAAATCGACAGCAGCGTCAGCCGCAATGTTTGGGTGGTGCGATGGGTTCACCCCAACATCAGTCAATGATGTcaccgcagcaacaacaaactctGCAACCTTTTCAACAACCGCAGCGTATTTCTcaagcacagcaacaacaaagtccACAACATATTTCTGCTCCGCAGTCGCCGCAAACACAGCAATCGACAACAACGACGCAACAAACAAAGCAACAGATGTTACAACAAATGAAACCAATCGATCCAACAGATCCCGTACAGGTGGCGCAAGTTCTCAGTCGATCAGCACCAAGTCCAAATCACGAATCATTAATAATGAGACAACAGCATTTGAAACAACAGCAAGCACTACAGCAACAACAGGCATTACAACAGCAACAtgcattgcaacaacaacaacaacaaagtatgCAAATTCAGCAGCAACAGCCCCAATCAGCCAGACAATCACCTTTACAGCAATCACAGGTTCAGCAACAGATTGTCGTCAATCCGAGCAATCAGCAACAGCAAATTATTGCTCAGCGGCATGTCATCAACACATCCACTGTGCAGGGTCAACAGCTAATACAAAGTCATATGATGAAtatacaacatcaacaacaacaaacacaacacaaacaacaacagctgataaatatacagcaacaacaacaacaacagttaattgttcagcaacaacagcaacaacaacagaagcCTTCTGGCATGATAATCGGCGGAATGTCACCGCAGCCACAGCCGCAGCAATTGcagcaagcacaacaacaacagccgggGTCTATACAGTTTAGTCAACCACAACAAATGACCATGTCAGGGGGTCAAGTCTGCATCATACAGCAAACGTTGCAACCACAACCACAGTCACagccgcagcaacaacaacaacagcaacagcaaattaTTCAACAGCAGCAGGTGACTGGTATTTCCACAAATtatcaacaacaaataatgaGTCCGAACATACAGCAATCTAACACaccacagcaacaacaccaacagcatCAAGTAATAAGCCAACAAATTCAAATTCCACCACAATCTCCgcaacatcagcaacaacaacagcaacagcaacaaattaaTATTGGTGGTACCCCTAcgcaaataacaacaattccAAACAAATCGAAAATTATAATCAGTCAACAGCAGTTTCAACAGCTcagtgtgcaacaacaacaacagatatTACAACAAAATCAACAGAATCAGAACGTCGTTATAGTTAATCAGACAAATTTGACAtctcagcagcaacaacaacaaccacaaacacACCCGCAAATTGTGCAACAAATAATACAGCATCCTATGCAGCAATCgccacagcaacagcaacaaacaatcCAAATGCAGCAATCCCCACAGAATCAGCAGCAGCAATTGCAGCAAATTCCCCAAAGTCCAACGCAAGTCCTTAAAACTCCGCAACAACCTCCGCCCATTTATACGCATCGTCAACAATCCGTTGAATTGACGGATGGGTCTAATAgtatgttacaacaacaacagcaacaacttcaACATACCCAGCAATCCCCGCAAATGATAACACAAACTCAAGTCATACTTAATCCGCAACAGCAGCGTATGCcactacaacagcaacatcaacagGGCAATATGCCTCAGCAGCCACAACAAATTGTAATTAATCAGCAAGTTATCAATAATCCTCAACGTCTACAGtacatacaacaacagcaacaacagataCAATTACAGCAACGTAAACCACAACAAAATGCAATAATTGTGGgtcaacaacaattgcaacagcCATCATCTCAACAACAGATTATAATACAGCAGCAAACTGTGCCGACGCAAGCATcgcaagcacaacaacaacaacatccgcAACAATCGCCACAGCAACAAATGATGACAATACCTGGTAACAGTAATATGCAGAATCAAATAATATTGCAGCAGCAGAAGCCaacattacaacaacagcattcAGTGGAGGGGGCAGCgtcacaacagcaacagcagcaacaacaaattatacTACAACAGCCACCCATACAACAGACTGTAGTTATTCAGCAACAACAGTTgtcacaacaacaattaattgCTGCTGGTCAatcgccacaacaacaacaacaaacccaACAGCAACATCAGCAATTAATTATTCAGCAAAGTTCAcctcagcaacaacaaccacattggtcgccacagcagcagcagcaacaacaacaacaatcgagCCCCGCTGGAATGCCACAACAACCAACACAGTCTCCAGTAGTGGTTAGCGGTACACAAGTGATCGCAACGAACTCTTCATTGGGGAACTTACAAGCCCCTCAACAATTCATACGTGCTGTACGTCCCGGACAATGGCAACAGCCGGGCATATCACCTGGCACTGCCGCATTGCAGGGACAACCCCAGCGCCAAGTCATACAAGTTGATGACAAGACTCATGCACATCTTATGACCCTGGACCCAGTTAAGAAAATGGAATATATCGCcaagttacaacaacaaaaacaaaagctccTGATGATTCGTCAGCAAGTGCCATATCAACCGCGTCCAGGTGCACCAAATGTTGTGTCAACTGCAATGGGTAACGCATTGCAACGTCCCGCAGGCGCACCCACACCCGGTACACATATTATTGTGCAGAGTCAAATGCCTGCTGGTCTCacgcagcagcaacaaatgcaATGGTTGCAACAACAAGGTGCGCGGCAAGTTGTTGTACGTGCCGGAGCAGCACCTGGCTTAAGTCCGATttcgcagcaacaacaacaacaaattgttgcTGGTAGTCCACAAACACAGCAGCCTGTTCAAACGGCAAATGCGCCTCAATTCAATCCCACCGACCCCAATCAGCAAATGCTGCTACAGCGTCAGCTACGAGTACAGCAAGTacaattgcaacagcaacaacaacaattgacaCCACAAAAgcaaccgcaacaacaacaacaacataccgGTGTCCAAGTCCAAGTAGTTACCGGTGGTCAGTCTACAATGGGCAACGATCAACAGCCGACTGCACCTAGTACACCAACAACGCCTGGCGGAAATATAATAAGTACGCTTGCAACGAGGCCGATTGTTATGGGCTCAGCCGAAACGCAGCAGCAAATAGGTGGAAAtccacagcaacagcagcagcaggtTTTGCAACAgacgcaacaacagcaaatgaatatgaaaacaaaaacggcATTAGCGAACATGTTGAACAGTCGTTTGAGCAACAGCAATGGTGGAGCTATACAaatgcagcagcagcaacagacAATGATTGTGTCGGCGAGTGGTGCTCCCGTTACTGAtcaaccgttacaacaacatcCGCAGCAAATAATACAACATCAAGTGGTAGTCGCCGGCAACGCGTCGCAAACCGGTGTCATGCTACAACAGCAGCAACCTCAGCAatcaccacaacaacaaattggACCAGGTGGGGTTGTGCTGGAACAGCAGGACACGGCTGCAGGGCGTTTGCGACTAATGACGCAACAACATAATGCAGCTTTGCAACAGCCAGGCGTACCGCCAGGTACACAACTATTGCAGAGTGTGGTTGGTGCAGCTCCACCGCGCACACCGCAAGAGCTTATGATGcttcagcaacaacaattgcaattgCGACGTTCCGGAGTTGTTTTGCAGTCTCAGCTTTCGTCAGGTGGACATGTTGGGACTGCGAGTGCCGGTCAACAACAAATTGTTGTAGCGGGTTCTCAGCAACATCCACAACATTTGGGCATTGCGGGCGGGGTGCAGCAGCAAATTGCGGTAGCTCAAATTTCCCAAACACAGCCAGTGCAGACGCCGCAAGGCGTGATGACACCAGCTGGTTTTATACAGGGCCGCCCTAATATGCCGCCGCCAGCTCGACCGCAATTTTACGGACATAATCCAAATCTAAAGTTGCCGCCAGACCTCTTTCTCGTTGGCTGTACCTTTTATATAGTGGAATATGACGAGACCGACGCCGATGAACTACCCATCTGGATGGAGACCATACGCCAATTTGGTGGTGACATTGAACGCGTCTATTGTCAACGCGTCACACATGTACTCTGTCGCACGCAACGTCATGGCGTTGTTATGCAGGCTTTGCGCGACTCCAAACGTTGCATTACCGCTTACTGGCTAAGTGATATCTGTTTTAAGAAACAGTTGCTGCCGCCATGGCAGGCACTGCATCTACCTTTCCCCAGCCAATTCGGTTATCAAAAGCCGCTGGAAAGGCATATTATATCGACGTATGGCTTCGAAGGTGAAGAGAGTTTTCGCATTAAACAAATGGTAGAAGAGTGTGGTGCCATATACACATCATATTTGTCGAAACATAACACAGTGTTAATTTGTAAGAAGCCCGAAGGTGACAAATACATCGCTGCTAAGGAATGGAATATACCGATTGTAAATGCCATTTGGCTGGCAGATATTTGCATTGGAAATCTGAGCGGAATGTCTCAgtatgaaaatcaaaaatatcagcaATATTCGCTAATGGCGCCCTTCAGAATCGACTATCCGCTAGTGCCACAATTGATGT ctGCTTGGAAGGCGCCCATTAATCTGACACAGGAAGCACATGAGCGTGTCAAACGTTCATTGGCCGATCCATTTTCGGAGCAAAAGGCAAAACGTCAAAAAATTTCGCCATATCAGGAAGAAATACCTGAAAACATAGTTTGTATTGAATACCCACAAAATGACAAGCCACCGAAGGTGATATTTTCGCAGGTTGCCGACCCAGAATCGCTGAAAAAAGCTGTGCT TTCTCTTGGTGGAATTGTTGTGGAAAATCCAGAAGACGCCACCTTCTTGGTTATGACACGCGAAAGTCGCACTTGTAAACTAATTCAAGCCGTTTGTCATGTGAATTATGTATTGAAGTCGACTTGGTTGGTGGATAGTGCCAAAGCGGGTCGCTTTCTTTCGCCAGAACCGTATAAGATACAATACATACCTGTGGATGAGAATCTAAAATTCCATCTAGATACCGTGTTGCAATCAAGTGTGCGAAATACGCTCTTTGCTGGGAAGCATTTCTTTGTAACACCCGATGTTTTTCCGTCGCGCACTGAAATCGTTCGCATGATTGAGGCGTCCGGTGGCAAAGTTGAAGCAAAACGACGCACATCACAGGCAATCGCTGATACGCATACACAATCGCCAGAGTCATATATAATTGTAACGTGCCCCAATGATATGCATTTATGTGTGGACTTGACTCGCCAGGGCATTCCAAAGTGTCCAATTGTTTCGACAGAGTTTGTGATGAGTTCGATACTAAAGCAAAAATTGGAGATCGAACCAAATCTAATCAACtatttgtataataataacTACGCTAGCACGAAGTCGAAATAG
- the SF2 gene encoding serine/arginine-rich splicing factor 1A: MSRTESRIYIGNLPPDIRTKDIQDLFHKFGKVTFVDLKNRRGPPFAFVEFEDARDAEDAVKARDGYDYDGYRLRVEFPRGGGPGSFRGNRNDRNRNDGGRGGGGGGGGGGRGPPTKRSQYRVMVTGLPSSGSWQDLKDHMREAGDVCFADAYKDGTGVVEFLRHEDMKYAIKKLDDSRFRSHEGEVSYIRVREDSGEGDRGGRGQRGDRSRSFSPRGRRRGSPTYSPVRRSYSRSRSRSRSNL, from the exons ATGTCTCGCACTGAAAGTCGGATTTATATTGGGAACTTGCCTCCAGATATTCGTACAAAGGATATCCAggatttatttcataaatttggcAAAGTAACATTTGTCGACTTAAAAAACAGGCGTGGTCCGCCATTTGCATTTGTGGAGTTTGAAGATGCTCGGGATGCGGAGGATGCAGTAAAGGCCCGTGATGGTTATGACTATGATGGTTACAGGTTGCGTGTAGAGTTTCCTCGAGGAGGCGGACCAGGTAGTTTCCGTGGCAATCGTAATGACCGTAATCGCAATGATGGTGgtcgtggtggtggtggtggcggtggcggtggTGGCCGTGGTCCGCCTACCAAGCGTTCGCAATATCGCGTTATGGTAACTGGCTTACCATCTTCTGGCTCATGGCAAGACTTAAAAGATCATATGAGAGAAGCGGGTGATGTGTGCTTTGCTGATGCGTATAAGGATGGAACTGGTGTTGTTGAATTTTTGCGTCATGAAGATATgaaatatgctataaaaaaattggACGACTCTCGCTTTAGATCTCACGAG gGAGAGGTCtcatatatacgagtacgtGAAGATTCCGGTGAAGGCGATCGTGGCGGTCGGGGGCAACGAGGTGACCG TTCCCGCTCTTTTTCACCACGTGGTCGTCGCCGTGGGTCGCCAACTTATTCTCCTGTTCGACGTTCATATTCCAGATCAAGATCTCGCTCCCGCTCGAACTTATAa
- the LOC106623494 gene encoding serine/arginine-rich splicing factor 1A: MSRSESRIYVGNLPPDIRTKDIQDLFHKFGKVSFVDLKNRRGPPFAFVEFDDARDAEDAVKARDGYDYDGYRLRVEFPRGGGPGSFRGNRNDRNRNDGGRGGGGGGGGRGPPTKRSQYRVMVTGLPSSGSWQDLKDHMREAGDVCFADAYKDGTGVVEFLRHEDMRYAIKKLDDSRFRSHEGEVSYIRVREDNNTEGDRGGRDNRDRSRSYSPRPRRRGTPTYSPLRRSYSRSRSRSRSNF; encoded by the exons atGTCTCGCAGTGAAAGTCGCATTTATGTTGGGAATTTACCTCCAGACATCCGAACAAAGGATATTCAAGATCTATTTCACAAATTCGGTAAAGTATCATTCGTAGATTTGAAAAATAGGCGTGGTCCGCCATTTGCATTTGTTGAATTCGATGATGCGCGAGATGCTGAAGACGCAGTAAAAGCTCGCGATGGCTACGATTATGATGGATACAGATTACGAGTGGAATTTCCCCGTGGTGGTGGACCAGGTAGTTTTCGGGGAAATCGAAATGACCGAAACCGAAATGATGGAGGTCGTGGTGGAGGCGGTGGCGGTGGCGGACGTGGTCCACCTACCAAGCGTTCGCAATATCGAGTCATGGTAACTGGCTTACCATCTTCTGGTTCATGGCAAGATTTAAAAGATCATATGAGAGAAGCGGGTGATGTTTGCTTTGCTGATGCTTACAAAGATGGAACTGGTGTTGTGGAATTTTTGCGTCATGAAGACATGAGATATGCTATCAAAAAATTAGATGATTCACGCTTTAGGTCGCATGAG GGCGAGGTTTCATATATACGTGTTCGAGAGGATAATAATACTGAAGGCGATCGTGGTGGACGAGATAATCGCGATAG ATCCCGGTCATATTCTCCACGTCCACGCCGTCGAGGTACTCCTACTTATTCTCCTCTACGCCGCTCATATTCCAGGTCAAGATCTCGTTcacgttcaaatttttaa